The window GGTTCTtacattattttttagttattgcatatTTTCACCCTGCTGATGTGGTTggtaaaattcagattttatttttcaAGATGAAGAAATTTAGATGTCATGGTAGAACATCAGACTATTCTTTCAAAGGAAATTCTAAGCTAAGTTGACTCAAACAAAAGATTAtggaaacatattttttattgcaTCTCATACTTACTACAATGACCTGCTTATGTCTTTGTTGCAACAATTAACATTGGGAGAAACCACATTTCATTTACCATATAAGGATCTTTTTGATTTGGAAGATAAGATTTCATATACTTGTTTAAGGGTAGTATTAAGAAggatttgacttttttttattagttgaGTATACTTTACAATCCTAACAATGTTCTTCTTGTTTTCCAGATATAAACTATGTTGAATTGAGGGTTTTGTAGACTTGTTGGAATGCCATATTGAATTCAAAGGCAGTTTGCAATTACTCAAATTCCCGAAAGACATGTGGTCAGCCTTTTTACAGCTGAAATGAAGAATTTGCAGGTTTTGTTTTTCCCCATTTTATATTTGGTATTTAATTAGTTTGCCATAGCTGCAATTATTTTCCATTTTCCAACAAAATTCATCATGATGTGTGTTTCATCTTAATGAGAAGAAAAATTCACAATTTTCACACAAAGCACTTATGTTCTCACAGTAATTCAACATTTCTGGTTTTCGGTAGTGCTTTGCTAAACAATGTTTTTTGTTCTCTAAaaggttaataataataataatcatcttAGATCTTGTTGTATTATAGACTATGTAATATTGCCGTGTTTTCCACTCTCGTTGTGATCTTCTAGATTCATCTTATAAATAACTAAACTCATGATATGGATTCGCAGAGTCCAGAGGAATTGCAGTCACCAACTCAAGCATCTCATGAGCCGAAGAGCGAACCGCCAAACAATCACACAAGTGATGCTCCCGTTGCCGACTCAGGTTCGGCATCCGCCTCGAGCAATGATAACAAGAAAGTTTCGCGGCAGGATATCGAGCTTGTGAGCATTACAAattgttttctagtgttttgaaCTTTTGCAGTGATAATTTATAGAAGCTAATCTAatatgtttcttttttctttcttgattAAATATTCAAACAACTTTTGTAGGTCCAAAATTTAATAGAAAGGTGCCTACAATTATATATGAACAAAGATGAAGTGGTCAAAACACTACTGACTCGTGCTAAGATAGATCCTGGATTTACAACTCTCGGTAGGTATCTTGAGTTCTCTGTAATGCTTTTTTATTTAGCATTTTGGTAGTGATAATTATAGATTTATAGTCTATTGTATAAGTTGTTCTAAGAAGCTTTTTATCCAAATTAATGAGTGACTTCTGTTTTATCAAGAATCAACACTATGTGATATATATTGCAAATAAAAGCCGTTATTCTAAACAATGCTTCTTGTTGATTCAGTTTGGCAGAAGTTAGAGGAAGAGAATGCCGATTTCTTCAGGGCGTACTACATCAGGCTTAAATTGAAAAAGCAAATACTCCTGTTTAATCATTTGCTTGAGCATCAGTATCATCTGATGAAGGGTCCCATGGCAGCAAAGGTTCCATTGGCTCCAATACAGAATGGAATCCATCCAATGCCTGGTAAATTCTTGCCCTCTCATTGGTGTATGTTGATTCAAATAACATCTGCATTCTTTTTTTACTTAAGATTTTGAGTTTTATAGGTTAGGAGTCTTCAGAGTTAACATTTGGCCAATAATCCAAATTCTTGTATTAACATTTGCATTCTAGTGGCCATGTTACTGAAAATTTTCTGTGTATTATCTATTTTGCTGGTGATTATTGGTAGCCGATTCCGTGTTGGCTTTGTTTAATTTAAGAACTTTTATAGGAAGTAATATCTTCCATCAAaacataaaagtacttttttcaaTTGTCAAATGGTAAATCAAACAGATGCTTTCTTTGTTGAATGTTGAGGTTTGTTGTTTCCTTTCCTGTTCTGCATATACTGTCTCATTTGTCGAATATTCCTCCCGATTCACATTATCTGTCATTTTAGAGAAACTATCTTGGCTTGATACACATTCATATGCTCACAGTTCAAGTAATATTTAGTGTGCAAATAATTCAAGTGACTGATATTGCGAATCGAGTAATGTCGTTGCATAAGTTTACTTCTTCTGTTATTCACTTATTTGCTTCTCTCTTTTCCCATTATGCTTTTAACTCAATTTATTTGCAGTGCAGTTAACAACCTACCTATGGGATATCCAGTGCTACAACAGCCTCCGATGGCTGCTGCGGGTCAACCTCATATGGACTCTATGGGTATATCGAGCTGCCATGTGGTTAACGGAGTCCCTGCGCCGAGCAATTTTCATCCCATGCGGATGAATTCCGGAAATGAGTGAGACTCTTTTCCGATTTCAGATAATTCTTTTCATAGCTAGGTTGTGTTTTGTATTCTGAAATGCTTAAGGGTGTGTTCGGTTCGCGTGTTCATTTTCAGTATTTTCtgtaaaacagaaaatgaaaacgcAAACCAAACACACCCTTAAATGGTATTTTCCGGTTAAGAAGTAACAACTGATTTCAGCATTGTACTCTATAGTAGTGTTTTTATCTTATGTTTCTTACATGTTTGCACAAATGGTTATGCTAGAATTGTTATGTTAAATTACTTTTGAGGTCCTTATAGTTATACTCATTTTTCAATGAGGTGCTTATGGTATATAACTATATATGCTTGTAACAATTTACTATACTGTTTGAAACTTTTCAATCAAGTCCTTATAGCTCAAGTATTTGTAATCAAGTCTCTATACTAGACAAACGTTTCTCAACTGGACCACCCCTTAAGCTTAAAGGTTTTGTGCTCAAGTCCCTATGTTGGATGATAATCACAgttctttgtaaaaaaaaaaaaattgtacaatATAGGGGCTTGATTGCAAAATTTTGGAACTAGAGGGACTCggttgaaaaatgttttaaactaAGGGATTTGATTGAAATTTTTTGtacagaaaagggggaaaaaagAACCTTAAAATACAAATGTTCAAACTACAGGCATCTAATTGAAAGTTGAGTGAAACTATAGGGATCTCtggagtaattaaattaattgttaTTGCCATTTTGTCCTTGTTGTGTACTAGTTATATTGGTGGCATGGTGGAGGCATTTTTCCACCCTCCCTTGTTGAAGTAATTTGTTTGATGTGAACGGCTAACCGCGTCCGGTTTTGTACTTGTTGAAGTATGGTGATGGACCACAGTGGTCCCGAGATGGCGCCGGTTGCTCCACCGAATGGTGCAATGTCATCAGTGTCCGACATGCCGGTGAGTCCAACATCTGTAGCATCCACCGGCCATTTCCCCTTCACTGCATCAGAGATATCAGGAATGGGCACGGATACATCGGCTCTTGACACAGCTTTTACATCGGATGTCGCTACTTCGGTAGGGCTACAGCTTGCGGCAGACGGTGGTGCCGGAATCTCGAGATCACTTGATCAAATTCAGTGGAATTTTAGCCTGTCTGATCTAACAGCTGATTTGCCAAACTTGGGAGGTATTTCATCATTTTAGATTGTCATTTGATGATTTGAACACTGAATTCATttccatgaaattgcattaaGATCTCTTGAATCCaacttaaataatatatatatatatatatagggtaaATTATGTTAGGTTAGACGATATTATTCGtgacacttttttttttacaaaatatgaCAGTAACCTTTTTCTGTCACTATATATGACACTAACCTTCCCAATAATAAACATTAAGGGAGATTAGTGTAAATATGACAAATTAAAGGGTGTGAATGTAATATCACATAACATTGAGAATAGTTAATTGATGGATATTCAATCCAATCATGTTACGCATACATAGAAAATCAGACACCAAATTAGTcacttgtataaaatatatatttgttacaaaaaatatataatgactaaattttagtgtgtaaataatatttttgtattcgaTTTTAATATAGATGCTAATAAAAGGGCTAttcttaatattatattatttttatgttttatatttataaatcttgttgatttttcttttcagaTCTAGGAGCTTTGGGAAATTATCCCGGTTCACCATTTTTGCCATCTGATTCAGACATTTTGCTAGAATCTCCAGACCAACAGGATATaggtatatatatttatatctatcACTCTagataattcaattcaatccacaaagtatttaagttttttttttttttaatttttagaatttttaattgaGCAAAATTCATTAGGTATTACACTGAATTGGTTAGTCTAAAATCCTTGTAGTTTTGgataaaaatatttcataataAAACCTTGGTTTATAATACATATGATCTTATAATTTTTCTATACTTGCTTgtactaaatatttattttattttatttttcagtggATGACTTCTTTGTTAATTCTGAGCCACCATGCTCCCAATCAGATGAGGAGAAATCTTAAATGAAGGTGATGAATCAAAGTTATGTTTCACATTAAAGAAAACAAATGTTAGcttagggaaaaaaaaaaagaaggaaagaagttaggactaataataaaaaattaaatgtcaTCTATATAGCATAGTTGACATGTATAACAGCCTGAATGAAATCTTTATCTATCATATAAATGAGGATAGAAATGTTATTTCtatgttaattaaattaaatggGTTCTAGATGCAatgttttgtattcttttgggagagatttgtTGTTCATGAAGAAAGTGTTGGGAACTCTGttcttttgtaattttattttattttattttatgcattttGGATTTATACTCTTGGATACTTTTGTTGGTGCCAAATGTTGATTTGACTTCTTTATATTCTAGAGttccacattattattattattattattaggctgCATTCATTTGGTTGAAACCTCTAATTTGTtgcaagaaaatagaaaaaaaaaaaaaaagattggtttagcttttttttttccccttaattttaatttaaaagtaaaCTAAATCAAATGGtttgaatatatataaattatcactaaatgaatttatatatttaaatatatgattattatttttctttaaatgggttattatttatttaattcactAATACTAGGTATTaagtattaattattaatattacttATTAGATTTTATGGGTATATGATTTTACAAAATTACTAATAATTTTCTAATATAGTAAGGTTAGAAATCAATTTAAAAAGTTTATGAaagtttcaataaaaaaattgaacttcGAATGAATTTAAATCGATTAAATTTAGCTAAATTGGTTTGGTTTATAGTATAATTAAATTGATTGATTTTCCTTCTTTGAAAaagtattaattattaatattactcTTTATTTTGTTGTGTACCCTAAATTGATACGTAGGAatataagatatatttgataaatttcaTGAGGTTTCATTCTCTAccgaagaataaaataaatcatgGGAGTGAACCAACTGAGATTGGTAAAGTGG is drawn from Arachis hypogaea cultivar Tifrunner chromosome 12, arahy.Tifrunner.gnm2.J5K5, whole genome shotgun sequence and contains these coding sequences:
- the LOC112726493 gene encoding uncharacterized protein, whose amino-acid sequence is MKNLQSPEELQSPTQASHEPKSEPPNNHTSDAPVADSGSASASSNDNKKVSRQDIELVQNLIERCLQLYMNKDEVVKTLLTRAKIDPGFTTLVWQKLEEENADFFRAYYIRLKLKKQILLFNHLLEHQYHLMKGPMAAKVPLAPIQNGIHPMPVNNLPMGYPVLQQPPMAAAGQPHMDSMGISSCHVVNGVPAPSNFHPMRMNSGNDMVMDHSGPEMAPVAPPNGAMSSVSDMPVSPTSVASTGHFPFTASEISGMGTDTSALDTAFTSDVATSVGLQLAADGGAGISRSLDQIQWNFSLSDLTADLPNLGDLGALGNYPGSPFLPSDSDILLESPDQQDIVDDFFVNSEPPCSQSDEEKS